In Xenorhabdus poinarii G6, the following are encoded in one genomic region:
- a CDS encoding 7-cyano-7-deazaguanine/7-aminomethyl-7-deazaguanine transporter, with translation MFQLTAQQRAAALIWLSLFHILIITSSNYLVQLPISIFGFHTTWGAFTFPFIFLATDLTVRIYGAPLARRIILSVMLPALLISYLISALFFQGTWQGFAILATFNVFVARIATASFMAYVLGQILDVGVFNRLRQKSRWWIAPAAAMFFGNMLDTMAFFFIAFYHSTDVFMATHWVEIACVDYAFKLFICMLFFLPAYGILLNLILKFFFHQTTAKTLAKI, from the coding sequence ATGTTTCAATTGACTGCGCAACAGCGAGCGGCAGCCTTAATTTGGCTTTCACTTTTCCATATTCTGATCATCACTTCCAGTAACTATTTGGTGCAACTCCCCATCTCCATTTTTGGTTTTCATACCACTTGGGGAGCATTTACATTTCCCTTTATCTTTTTAGCTACTGATCTGACGGTGCGTATTTATGGTGCGCCTTTGGCTCGCCGGATCATCCTTTCTGTTATGCTACCCGCATTGTTGATCTCTTATCTGATTTCGGCGCTGTTTTTCCAGGGGACATGGCAGGGGTTCGCAATATTGGCAACCTTTAATGTCTTTGTCGCCCGGATTGCGACCGCCAGTTTTATGGCTTACGTGCTCGGCCAGATATTGGATGTCGGTGTCTTCAATCGTCTGCGCCAAAAAAGCCGCTGGTGGATAGCACCGGCTGCCGCCATGTTTTTTGGCAACATGCTTGATACGATGGCTTTTTTCTTTATCGCGTTTTATCACAGCACTGATGTCTTCATGGCGACGCATTGGGTAGAAATTGCTTGTGTGGATTATGCTTTCAAGTTATTCATCTGCATGCTTTTCTTCCTGCCTGCTTATGGCATTCTGCTGAATTTAATTCTGAAATTTTTTTTCCATCAGACAACAGCGAAAACGCTGGCCAAAATTTAA
- the tusA gene encoding sulfurtransferase TusA, translating into MSDVFANPDKTLDTLGLRCPEPVMMVRKTVRHMAAGQTLLIIADDPATTRDIPGFCRFMDHALIAKETGQAPYRYLLRKNEASA; encoded by the coding sequence ATGTCCGATGTTTTTGCCAACCCTGACAAAACGCTTGATACGTTGGGGCTACGCTGCCCGGAGCCAGTAATGATGGTGCGCAAAACCGTCCGCCATATGGCTGCTGGTCAGACATTGTTGATTATTGCCGATGATCCGGCAACAACCCGTGATATTCCGGGGTTTTGTCGTTTTATGGATCATGCCCTGATCGCTAAGGAAACAGGGCAAGCCCCTTATCGCTACCTGCTCAGAAAAAATGAAGCGTCTGCCTAA